In one window of Nesterenkonia sandarakina DNA:
- a CDS encoding HAD family hydrolase: MPSTSSTTVMPSTADAARPSEELSGELQAVFWDMDGTLVDTEPYWIAEERALVEAHGGTWSQEQAHSLVGQALSHSATVLREAGVDMTVREIIDHLITRVAARAAAEMPWRPGARELLADLHAAGVRCALVTMSEKPLAEAVVAALPAGQLEFLVTGDMVSRGKPDPEAYLQAFRTMSDDHAQRSGEPLQMSRCIAIEDSVPGVTAAADSGLVTIAVPHYTPIPSDARWQTLDGLAGVSAADLERRLPR; encoded by the coding sequence ATGCCTTCGACCTCCTCCACCACTGTCATGCCCTCCACCGCGGACGCCGCGCGCCCCTCCGAGGAGCTCTCCGGGGAACTCCAGGCGGTGTTCTGGGACATGGACGGCACCCTGGTGGACACCGAGCCGTATTGGATCGCCGAGGAGCGCGCCCTGGTCGAGGCCCACGGCGGCACCTGGTCCCAGGAGCAGGCGCACAGCCTGGTCGGGCAGGCGCTGAGCCACAGCGCCACGGTGCTGCGCGAGGCCGGGGTGGACATGACGGTGCGCGAGATCATCGATCACCTGATCACCCGGGTTGCCGCGCGAGCCGCCGCGGAGATGCCATGGCGTCCCGGAGCCCGGGAGCTGCTGGCAGACCTGCACGCCGCCGGGGTGCGCTGCGCCCTGGTCACCATGAGCGAGAAGCCGCTGGCCGAGGCGGTGGTCGCGGCCCTGCCCGCGGGCCAGCTGGAGTTCCTCGTCACCGGAGACATGGTCAGCCGCGGCAAGCCCGACCCGGAGGCCTACCTGCAGGCCTTCCGCACCATGTCCGATGACCACGCGCAGCGCAGCGGCGAGCCGTTGCAGATGAGCCGCTGCATCGCCATCGAAGACTCGGTCCCCGGGGTCACCGCCGCCGCGGACTCCGGGCTGGTCACCATCGCGGTCCCGCACTACACCCCGATCCCCTCCGATGCCCGCTGGCAGACGCTGGACGGGCTGGCCGGTGTCAGCGCGGCGGATCTCGAGCGGCGCCTGCCCCGATGA
- a CDS encoding tRNA (adenine-N1)-methyltransferase, with the protein MRSGPLRAGQRVQLTDRKGRPSTITLQPGGEWHTHQGVLRHDLLIGASEGILVANDAGHEYQVLRPLLNDFVLSMPRGATVVYPKDSAQIVQVADIFPGARVVEAGVGSGALSISLLRAVGESGVLHSYERRADFKEIAVGNVEAFFGEPHPGWEVYLGDMQEEVLTVEAPGSVDRVVLDMLAPWECLDAVKTVLAPGGVWVSYVASVTQLSRLAEEIRASQGFTEPEAHETMLRTWHLDGLAVRPDHRMVAHTGFLLSARRLADDQTPLQLKKREKVSVASEEDRAAWPANDPEAVWDEASLKTRTVSGKKARKAAAYSQKIAAQAKEVFTRE; encoded by the coding sequence ATGCGCTCTGGTCCGCTGCGCGCGGGCCAGCGGGTGCAGCTCACCGACCGTAAGGGCCGGCCCAGCACCATCACCCTGCAGCCCGGCGGGGAATGGCACACCCATCAGGGGGTGCTGCGCCACGATCTGCTCATCGGTGCCAGCGAAGGCATCCTGGTGGCCAACGACGCCGGCCACGAGTACCAGGTGCTGCGCCCGCTGCTGAACGACTTCGTGCTCTCCATGCCGCGCGGGGCCACCGTGGTCTACCCGAAGGACTCCGCGCAGATCGTGCAGGTCGCGGACATCTTCCCTGGGGCACGCGTGGTGGAGGCCGGTGTGGGCTCCGGCGCGCTGTCCATCTCGCTGCTGCGCGCGGTGGGGGAGAGCGGGGTGCTGCACTCCTATGAGCGCCGGGCCGACTTCAAGGAGATCGCCGTGGGCAACGTCGAGGCCTTCTTCGGCGAGCCCCACCCTGGCTGGGAGGTCTACCTCGGGGACATGCAGGAGGAGGTCCTCACCGTGGAGGCCCCCGGAAGCGTGGACCGGGTGGTGCTGGACATGCTGGCCCCCTGGGAATGCCTGGACGCGGTGAAGACCGTGCTGGCACCCGGCGGGGTCTGGGTGAGCTACGTCGCCTCAGTCACCCAGCTCTCCCGCCTGGCCGAGGAGATCCGCGCCTCGCAGGGCTTCACCGAGCCTGAGGCGCACGAGACCATGCTGCGCACCTGGCATCTGGACGGGCTCGCGGTGCGCCCGGACCACCGGATGGTCGCCCACACCGGGTTCCTGCTCTCGGCCCGCCGACTCGCCGATGACCAGACCCCGCTGCAGCTGAAGAAGCGGGAGAAGGTCTCGGTGGCCAGCGAGGAGGACCGCGCCGCCTGGCCCGCCAACGACCCGGAGGCCGTCTGGGACGAGGCCAGCCTGAAGACCCGCACCGTCTCCGGGAAGAAGGCCCGCAAGGCTGCGGCCTATTCACAGAAGATCGCCGCCCAGGCCAAGGAGGTGTTCACCCGTGAGTGA
- a CDS encoding undecaprenyl-diphosphate phosphatase: protein MQWIEAIILGLVQGLTEFLPISSSAHLRIVGEFLPGAADPGAAFTAITQLGTELAVLVYFWRDIVRILKAWFAAILGKLPHSDADVRMGWLIIVGTIPIVVLGLLLEDMIESVFRTLWLTATMLVVFGVLLAFADAYGKQRKPLDELSVRDGILFGFAQAMALIPGVSRSGGTITAGLLMGYTREAAARYSFLLAIPAVFGSGFYKLFGSLGEQTGPYTMGQTLVATAVGFFVAYLIIGWFLKYVSTNSYTLFVNYRILLGLFVYVMLGLGIINA, encoded by the coding sequence GTGCAGTGGATAGAAGCGATCATTCTTGGCCTGGTGCAAGGCCTGACAGAGTTCCTCCCCATCTCATCCTCCGCGCATCTGCGGATTGTGGGGGAGTTCCTGCCGGGAGCAGCCGACCCCGGCGCAGCCTTCACCGCGATCACCCAGCTCGGCACGGAGCTGGCGGTGCTGGTCTACTTCTGGCGCGACATCGTCCGGATCCTCAAGGCCTGGTTCGCCGCCATCCTGGGCAAACTGCCGCATTCCGACGCCGACGTGCGCATGGGCTGGCTGATCATCGTGGGCACCATCCCGATCGTGGTGCTCGGGCTGCTGCTCGAGGACATGATCGAATCCGTCTTCCGCACGCTCTGGCTCACCGCCACCATGCTCGTGGTCTTCGGCGTGCTGCTGGCCTTCGCCGACGCCTACGGCAAACAGCGCAAACCCCTGGATGAGCTCAGCGTCCGCGACGGCATCCTCTTCGGCTTCGCCCAGGCCATGGCCCTGATCCCCGGCGTCTCCCGCTCCGGCGGCACCATCACCGCCGGGCTGCTGATGGGCTACACCCGTGAAGCCGCGGCCCGGTACTCCTTCCTGCTGGCGATCCCCGCGGTCTTCGGCTCCGGGTTCTATAAGCTCTTCGGCTCGCTGGGCGAGCAGACCGGCCCCTACACGATGGGACAGACGCTGGTCGCCACCGCCGTCGGGTTCTTCGTGGCCTACCTGATCATCGGCTGGTTCCTGAAATATGTCTCGACGAACTCTTACACCTTGTTCGTGAACTACCGGATCCTGCTGGGCCTCTTCGTCTACGTGATGCTCGGGCTCGGAATCATCAACGCCTGA
- a CDS encoding DUF5703 family protein: protein MAELYTTTDDAGPTWEYMVITCQPRESLKEVRRRVTDHAEYGKWELRRSMIYTGGLRRYWLRRRVMRVQRTL from the coding sequence ATGGCCGAGCTCTACACCACGACCGACGACGCCGGCCCCACGTGGGAATACATGGTCATCACCTGCCAGCCGCGGGAGTCGCTGAAAGAGGTGCGGCGTCGGGTCACCGACCACGCGGAGTATGGCAAGTGGGAGCTGCGCCGGTCCATGATCTACACCGGTGGGCTGCGTCGCTATTGGCTGCGCCGCCGCGTGATGCGGGTCCAGCGGACGCTGTAG
- a CDS encoding site-2 protease family protein gives MTEGPQGRSRKAMTLIRVAGVPVRFRASWFLISAAIVALFGPQVQRIFPELGALAYLVALGYAVLLMVSVLAHELAHALAARSFGWPTTEIELNLWGGHTEFLAHRATPAKSLAVSLAGPAANLVIAGVGFYLSGALDLTGVTAMLVQVTVLVNFFVGIFNLLPGLPLDGGRIVESAVWAATGNQDRGMRAAGWAGRVVVVLLLAGLAAVVISGAREVSLVVVVVTVMVSFFLWQGASETVRVANARLGRAR, from the coding sequence ATGACCGAAGGTCCGCAGGGCAGGTCGCGCAAGGCGATGACGCTGATCCGGGTCGCCGGGGTTCCGGTGCGCTTCCGCGCCTCCTGGTTCCTGATCAGCGCCGCGATCGTGGCGCTCTTCGGACCTCAGGTGCAGCGGATCTTCCCGGAGCTCGGCGCCCTGGCCTACCTGGTGGCGCTGGGCTACGCCGTGCTGCTGATGGTCTCGGTCCTGGCCCACGAACTGGCGCATGCCCTGGCGGCCCGCTCCTTCGGCTGGCCCACCACCGAGATCGAGCTGAACCTCTGGGGCGGACACACCGAGTTCCTGGCCCACCGCGCCACCCCCGCGAAGTCCCTCGCGGTCTCTCTGGCCGGACCCGCGGCAAATCTGGTCATCGCCGGCGTGGGCTTCTACCTCTCCGGGGCGCTGGACCTCACCGGGGTCACCGCGATGCTGGTCCAGGTCACCGTGCTGGTGAACTTCTTCGTCGGGATCTTCAACCTGCTGCCCGGGCTGCCGCTGGATGGCGGGCGGATCGTGGAGTCCGCGGTCTGGGCCGCCACGGGCAACCAGGACCGCGGGATGCGCGCCGCCGGGTGGGCCGGGCGCGTCGTCGTCGTCCTGCTGCTGGCAGGACTGGCAGCAGTGGTGATCTCCGGAGCGCGGGAGGTGAGCCTGGTGGTGGTCGTGGTGACCGTGATGGTCAGCTTCTTCCTCTGGCAGGGCGCCTCAGAGACCGTGCGGGTGGCCAACGCCCGGCTGGGCCGGGCCCGCTGA
- the mshC gene encoding cysteine--1-D-myo-inosityl 2-amino-2-deoxy-alpha-D-glucopyranoside ligase yields the protein MKSWTSPDVPSLPALPENLQLHDTSADTLVPVKSADGVGSLYVCGITPYDATHLGHANTYIQFDLLVRYWRAAGLEVNYVQNVTDIDDPLLERATATGVDWFSLAEEQTELFREDMAALGVIAPNTYLGAVETIPVVAQDVAALVELGMGYPVPVPMEELAEGVTPGEQESFDIYFDISAAQATTPWTLGSIGNYNRAEMEELFPQRGGDPERPGKRDPLDPLLWRARRNGEPHWDGASLGRGRPGWHIECSVIARRHLPAPFMVQGGGSDLRFPHHEFSAAHATAADGVALAETYLHAGMVGLDGEKMSKSKGNLVLSSQMRAEGVDPQVIRTLLLSHHYRADWSYTPELLETATQRWQRWNAALAEAPETDGYGELGTADAVPEDLQYALHSALSQNLNAPAALDTLDMWASGQLAGGTSRTRVIAVVQAMLGIELQAVAAAPRVHAGSVETAG from the coding sequence GTGAAATCGTGGACCTCCCCGGATGTTCCCTCCCTGCCTGCGCTGCCGGAGAACCTGCAGCTGCACGACACCTCGGCGGACACCCTGGTTCCGGTGAAGTCCGCCGACGGCGTGGGGTCCCTCTACGTCTGCGGGATCACCCCGTATGACGCCACCCACCTGGGTCACGCGAACACCTACATCCAGTTCGACCTGCTGGTGCGCTATTGGCGCGCCGCGGGGCTGGAAGTGAACTACGTGCAGAACGTCACCGATATCGACGATCCGCTGCTGGAACGCGCCACCGCCACCGGCGTGGACTGGTTCTCACTTGCTGAAGAACAGACCGAGCTCTTCCGCGAGGACATGGCCGCCCTGGGCGTGATCGCCCCGAACACCTATCTCGGCGCCGTGGAGACCATCCCGGTGGTCGCCCAGGACGTGGCCGCGCTGGTGGAGCTCGGCATGGGCTACCCGGTCCCGGTGCCGATGGAGGAACTCGCCGAGGGGGTCACCCCCGGGGAGCAGGAGTCCTTCGACATCTACTTCGACATCAGCGCCGCACAGGCCACCACGCCCTGGACGCTGGGAAGCATCGGCAACTACAACCGGGCCGAGATGGAAGAGCTCTTCCCGCAGCGCGGCGGGGACCCGGAACGGCCCGGCAAGCGCGACCCGCTGGACCCGCTGCTGTGGCGGGCCCGCCGCAACGGAGAGCCGCACTGGGACGGTGCGAGCCTGGGCCGCGGCCGTCCCGGCTGGCACATCGAATGCTCTGTGATCGCCCGGCGCCACCTGCCGGCCCCGTTCATGGTCCAGGGCGGCGGCTCGGATCTGCGCTTCCCGCACCACGAGTTCAGCGCCGCGCACGCGACCGCCGCCGACGGCGTGGCCCTGGCCGAGACCTACCTGCATGCCGGGATGGTCGGGCTGGACGGTGAGAAGATGTCCAAGTCCAAGGGCAACCTGGTGCTCTCCTCCCAGATGCGGGCCGAGGGCGTGGACCCGCAGGTGATCCGCACCCTGCTGCTGAGCCATCACTACCGGGCGGACTGGAGCTACACCCCGGAGCTGCTGGAGACCGCCACGCAGCGCTGGCAGCGCTGGAACGCTGCTCTGGCCGAAGCCCCGGAGACCGATGGCTACGGTGAGCTCGGCACCGCCGACGCCGTGCCGGAGGACCTGCAGTACGCGCTGCACTCGGCGCTGTCGCAGAACCTCAACGCCCCCGCGGCCCTGGACACCTTGGACATGTGGGCCAGCGGTCAGCTGGCCGGCGGCACCAGCCGAACCCGGGTCATCGCCGTGGTCCAGGCGATGCTGGGCATCGAGCTCCAGGCCGTCGCCGCAGCCCCGCGAGTCCATGCCGGCTCGGTGGAGACCGCCGGCTGA
- a CDS encoding primosomal protein, whose amino-acid sequence MTMDPRVALNALTNALEEHLSASLNRRGDEDPSVESAFYNISDAFEAYEDALFAASGEVTPLDLYDEDDDEDDLDEDDDDDDEPDLDGDEEIYEDEDEDDDDR is encoded by the coding sequence ATGACTATGGATCCTCGCGTGGCACTGAACGCGCTGACGAACGCTCTCGAAGAGCATCTCTCCGCTTCGCTGAACCGCCGCGGGGATGAGGATCCGTCGGTGGAGTCCGCGTTCTACAACATCTCCGACGCGTTCGAGGCCTATGAGGACGCGCTCTTCGCCGCCAGCGGCGAGGTCACCCCGCTGGATCTCTACGACGAAGATGACGACGAGGACGACCTCGACGAAGACGACGATGATGATGATGAGCCTGACCTCGACGGTGACGAAGAGATCTACGAGGACGAGGACGAGGACGACGACGACCGCTGA
- a CDS encoding PAC2 family protein: MSEETPSQDSSPEGPGDSPEAGDPALPEGFAQRFAEHLRASQTAAATGRGEDPRSRPTVMVLAFEGWNDAGAAASSAVRAVGQACGAELIGKVEDDGYYDYQFSRPKVRSNGGHREIVWPSTKIYRARPAHAAVDLLLVHGVEPSFRWQAFTADILTRAAENDVSGIILVGALLADVPHTRPIPASLSSEDVALQEILDIDEPSYEGPTGIVGVLAHTAAQAGLPAVSLWAAIPHYVGQAPSPKAQLAIMRELEDLLGLTLDESEVVEDAEAWERGVDDLAEEDTEIADYVKRLEEATDTSNLPEASGEAIAQEFERYLRRRKRPEN; this comes from the coding sequence GTGAGCGAAGAAACACCGTCTCAGGACTCCTCCCCCGAGGGCCCCGGCGATTCCCCGGAGGCCGGCGATCCCGCGCTGCCTGAGGGCTTCGCGCAGCGCTTCGCCGAGCACCTGAGGGCCAGCCAGACCGCCGCCGCCACCGGACGGGGCGAGGATCCACGGTCTCGGCCCACGGTGATGGTGCTGGCCTTCGAGGGCTGGAACGACGCCGGCGCCGCCGCCTCCTCCGCGGTGCGCGCGGTCGGGCAGGCCTGCGGGGCGGAGCTGATCGGCAAGGTCGAAGATGACGGATATTACGACTACCAGTTCTCGCGCCCGAAGGTGCGCTCCAACGGTGGGCACCGGGAGATCGTCTGGCCCTCCACCAAGATCTACCGCGCCCGACCGGCCCACGCCGCAGTGGACCTGCTGCTGGTCCACGGGGTGGAGCCGAGCTTCCGCTGGCAGGCCTTCACCGCGGACATCCTGACCCGGGCCGCCGAGAACGACGTCTCCGGGATCATCCTGGTGGGCGCGTTGCTCGCCGATGTCCCGCACACCAGGCCGATCCCGGCCTCGCTCTCCAGTGAGGATGTCGCGCTGCAGGAGATCCTGGACATCGACGAGCCCAGCTACGAGGGTCCCACCGGGATCGTCGGGGTGCTGGCGCATACCGCCGCGCAGGCCGGGCTGCCCGCGGTCTCGCTCTGGGCCGCGATTCCGCACTATGTGGGTCAGGCGCCCTCACCGAAGGCGCAGCTGGCGATCATGCGTGAGCTGGAGGACCTGCTGGGTCTGACCCTGGATGAGAGCGAGGTGGTCGAGGACGCCGAGGCATGGGAGCGCGGCGTCGATGATCTCGCCGAGGAGGACACCGAGATCGCGGACTACGTCAAGCGTCTGGAAGAGGCCACGGACACCTCGAACCTTCCCGAGGCCAGCGGCGAGGCGATCGCCCAGGAGTTCGAGCGATACCTGCGCCGTCGCAAGCGCCCGGAAAACTGA
- a CDS encoding GntR family transcriptional regulator encodes MISIDSSSAVSPVEQIRSQLAAQIRAGQLAPDVRLPPVRQLAADLRVAQGSVAKAYRELENAGLIRTMRGAGTRVNPGHASTEPLIRAATDFARQAAEEGLSLRETHDLLAHAWVQLHPEPSSPPAGFRDD; translated from the coding sequence ATGATCAGCATCGACTCATCCTCGGCGGTATCCCCGGTGGAGCAGATCCGTTCCCAGTTGGCGGCTCAGATCCGCGCAGGTCAGCTTGCGCCCGACGTGCGGCTGCCCCCGGTCCGCCAGCTCGCCGCTGACCTGCGAGTCGCTCAGGGCTCCGTGGCCAAGGCTTATAGAGAACTGGAGAACGCAGGACTCATTCGGACCATGCGGGGCGCCGGCACCAGGGTCAACCCCGGTCATGCCAGCACTGAACCACTGATCAGGGCGGCGACTGACTTCGCACGCCAAGCAGCCGAAGAAGGACTCAGCCTCAGAGAGACACACGACCTGCTCGCACATGCCTGGGTGCAGCTTCATCCCGAACCGAGTTCGCCGCCCGCTGGATTCCGAGATGATTAG